The proteins below are encoded in one region of Campylobacter helveticus:
- the traF gene encoding conjugal transfer protein TraF — MNKISLLSILVLSVNLQANAFFEDSKRGWHYYEQYADNNITEDNKTKIQKRINEDDIFISSIPLNNLDLLTAEEFTQTFEKVRKIAIMNPTKTNVMTMQIMNKWQTDQAEKFAKVWALNLLENPNLEYPEIREDKFGRSEMYKQKQEKIAEFFKKHKNDFSYVVFVSNLNQEINEKQKAVYNDIQREYDTNVEYIDIDIKKDLIAKFKLSTTPENFFIYRNSKGEAIWQRVKAGLTNKDDILNNTIFLFDNAILEKDR, encoded by the coding sequence GTGAATAAAATCTCTTTATTATCCATATTAGTGTTAAGCGTTAATTTGCAAGCTAATGCCTTTTTTGAAGATAGCAAACGAGGTTGGCATTATTACGAACAATATGCAGATAACAATATCACGGAAGATAATAAAACTAAAATACAAAAAAGAATCAATGAAGATGATATTTTCATATCTTCTATACCACTAAATAATTTAGATTTATTAACAGCCGAAGAATTTACACAAACTTTTGAAAAAGTAAGAAAAATAGCCATTATGAATCCCACAAAAACAAATGTGATGACAATGCAAATTATGAATAAATGGCAGACGGACCAAGCTGAAAAATTTGCTAAAGTTTGGGCTTTGAACTTACTAGAAAATCCAAATCTTGAATATCCTGAAATAAGGGAAGATAAATTTGGTCGCAGTGAAATGTATAAGCAAAAACAAGAAAAAATAGCTGAGTTTTTTAAAAAACATAAAAACGACTTTTCTTATGTTGTTTTTGTAAGCAATTTAAACCAAGAAATTAATGAAAAACAAAAAGCTGTTTATAATGATATACAAAGAGAATATGACACTAATGTTGAATATATTGATATTGATATTAAAAAAGACTTGATTGCCAAATTTAAACTTAGCACGACACCTGAAAATTTCTTCATCTACAGAAATTCAAAAGGAGAAGCAATTTGGCAAAGAGTTAAAGCAGGACTTACAAACAAAGATGACATATTAAACAATACGATATTTTTATTTGACAATGCTATTTTGGAAAAGGATAGATAA
- a CDS encoding chromosome segregation protein ParM: protein MKRFFLTSLALSTLIYATNIKELNLGEVKPFAERDMIELIEEHIAKNKDEIEARANQFREQAKENVIHYKPKGLTPLKPALEDRVFYPDLTYTLNEDIKDVNGKVLYKKGFSFNPANYVKISYALVIIDGTNKKEVEWFKTSGYANKLTHKLLLSNGSFYELNKELKQEVFYLMPQIKDKFKIEKTPSIVIQEGNKIKVSEICLPCKEQNITTNESLENNLSKSLNTDLNSSLNKEQDLNNSLKAKQ, encoded by the coding sequence ATGAAACGATTTTTTCTTACAAGTTTAGCTCTATCAACCCTCATCTACGCAACAAATATAAAAGAACTCAATCTCGGCGAAGTAAAACCTTTTGCAGAAAGAGATATGATAGAACTAATAGAAGAACATATCGCTAAAAACAAAGATGAGATTGAAGCAAGAGCAAATCAATTTAGAGAACAAGCTAAGGAAAATGTAATCCACTATAAACCTAAAGGCTTAACCCCTCTAAAACCAGCTTTAGAAGATAGAGTATTTTATCCTGATTTAACTTACACGCTCAATGAAGATATAAAAGATGTTAATGGAAAAGTGCTTTATAAAAAAGGCTTCTCTTTTAACCCTGCTAATTATGTCAAAATCTCTTATGCTTTAGTTATCATAGACGGCACAAATAAAAAGGAAGTGGAGTGGTTTAAAACAAGTGGCTATGCAAACAAGCTCACCCACAAACTTCTACTCTCTAATGGAAGCTTTTATGAGCTAAACAAAGAACTCAAACAAGAAGTCTTTTATCTTATGCCTCAAATCAAAGATAAATTTAAAATCGAAAAAACACCTAGCATTGTAATTCAAGAAGGAAACAAAATTAAAGTCAGTGAAATTTGTCTTCCTTGTAAAGAGCAAAACATTACAACCAACGAAAGCTTAGAAAACAATTTAAGCAAAAGCTTAAACACTGATTTAAATTCAAGTTTAAACAAAGAACAAGATTTAAACAATTCTCTTAAGGCTAAACAATGA
- a CDS encoding TraU family protein — protein sequence MKNKLKLSLIAFASVSVITLFPQKAEAVCTPNPAQIVTTLGSLCWSCIFPLSVAGIQVAHGPMPDPQGAVGSPICICPAPPPLFIRIGIPVGYFEPNRMIDSVKDPYCFMGLGFGIPELVGAGKGTKGDGNDRTRVFYQSHYYIYPVIEILSILTDFVCMSIGGIDIAYMTEVDPLWQDDELTALINPEALLFGNPISNLACMADSVSSMANVALDPLFWCKGSWGNAYPLSGNTGSKDYVEDAASIAASMIYKLHRELILWESAGQLGLCGEFPMPIWRKSSYRLQITAPIPHPMGMAIGQSGILWSFAKNLPSLGDNFSFLLFKKRECCVF from the coding sequence ATGAAAAATAAACTAAAGCTTTCTTTAATCGCTTTTGCAAGTGTTAGTGTTATTACCCTATTTCCACAAAAAGCAGAAGCTGTTTGCACTCCAAATCCCGCTCAAATCGTAACCACTTTAGGAAGTTTATGTTGGAGTTGTATTTTTCCTTTGAGTGTGGCAGGAATTCAGGTCGCTCACGGACCTATGCCTGACCCTCAAGGTGCAGTAGGCTCACCCATTTGTATTTGCCCTGCTCCACCTCCCTTATTTATAAGAATAGGCATACCTGTGGGATATTTTGAGCCAAATCGTATGATAGATAGCGTGAAAGACCCTTATTGTTTTATGGGACTTGGCTTTGGAATTCCTGAATTAGTCGGTGCAGGAAAAGGCACTAAAGGGGACGGCAATGATAGAACAAGAGTTTTTTATCAAAGCCATTATTATATTTATCCCGTGATTGAGATTTTAAGCATACTCACTGACTTTGTTTGTATGAGTATAGGGGGCATTGATATAGCTTATATGACAGAGGTCGACCCCTTATGGCAAGATGATGAGCTAACCGCTTTAATCAATCCTGAAGCCTTACTCTTTGGTAATCCTATCTCAAATCTTGCCTGTATGGCTGATAGTGTTAGCTCTATGGCTAATGTTGCCTTAGACCCTCTTTTTTGGTGTAAAGGCTCTTGGGGTAATGCTTATCCACTTTCAGGCAATACGGGAAGTAAAGACTATGTAGAAGACGCCGCTAGTATAGCAGCGAGTATGATTTATAAGCTTCATAGAGAACTTATACTTTGGGAAAGTGCAGGACAACTAGGACTATGTGGGGAATTTCCTATGCCTATATGGAGAAAATCCTCATATAGACTACAAATCACAGCCCCTATTCCTCACCCTATGGGTATGGCTATAGGACAAAGTGGAATTTTATGGAGCTTTGCAAAAAACCTACCATCTCTTGGAGATAACTTCTCTTTTCTCTTGTTTAAGAAAAGAGAATGTTGTGTATTTTAA